One genomic region from Salipiger sp. CCB-MM3 encodes:
- a CDS encoding GMC family oxidoreductase, translated as MEDFDGNMTDAQAGEFDYIIVGAGSAGCVLAERLSADPDNRVLLLEEGKGTGGHWLSQVPRAQQRLLEDPTRRYSYHVEPGPRGPAERWLRGRMPGGTSAVGNALWLRGGEADWTRMARALGSEDWGWAEMSRCLRQIEHHAFGASDTRGRGGPLEVKLGQPLSPLMQAVMQAGAESGWRQRYDPNEEDPEGLGPAAWTIDEKGRRTTAWTAFVRRARDRPNLRIETGVRVDRVLLDEGRARGVEGRRGTAQLLFDARGEVILCAGAIVTPKLLMLSGIGDGMALRRAGIEAKHHSPNIGWGLRDQLTLATNWRLRHWRDSDNRALTGMRLWLNVLRFLVSSEGVLSRGGAELVGFVAAQKGAERPDTMISAAAHSFDPAQGVSGCEAEPGMRLTCHTLRPDSTGYVFASGPDPDLPPQIEANYLSNERDRLRAVEAVRLLRKLARRPALSEFIEGETVISAWAKTDDDILDLYRRYSRSACHAVGSCAMGVEETMPLDARLRVRGIERLRVCDASIFPEMPAGGTLAPVMAAALRAAELILADAAGRDATGEETDTQLDPDAEAEPDAAAPAEAATTEARETRAS; from the coding sequence ATGGAAGATTTTGACGGGAATATGACCGACGCGCAGGCGGGGGAGTTCGATTACATCATCGTGGGGGCAGGATCGGCGGGCTGTGTGCTGGCCGAACGGCTCTCGGCGGACCCCGACAACCGGGTGCTGCTGCTCGAGGAGGGCAAGGGCACCGGCGGTCACTGGCTCAGTCAGGTGCCACGGGCGCAGCAGCGGCTGCTCGAGGACCCGACGCGCCGCTACAGCTATCACGTCGAGCCCGGCCCGCGCGGCCCGGCAGAGCGCTGGCTGCGCGGGCGGATGCCCGGCGGCACCAGCGCGGTGGGCAATGCGCTCTGGCTGCGCGGCGGTGAGGCGGATTGGACCCGCATGGCGCGCGCCTTGGGCAGCGAGGATTGGGGCTGGGCCGAGATGTCGCGCTGCCTGCGCCAGATCGAGCATCACGCCTTTGGGGCCAGCGACACCCGCGGTCGCGGCGGCCCGCTGGAGGTCAAGCTCGGCCAGCCGCTGTCGCCGCTGATGCAGGCGGTGATGCAGGCCGGGGCCGAAAGCGGCTGGCGCCAGCGCTACGATCCCAACGAGGAAGACCCCGAGGGGCTCGGCCCGGCGGCGTGGACGATCGACGAGAAGGGGCGGCGGACCACGGCGTGGACGGCCTTTGTGCGCCGCGCGCGCGACCGTCCGAACCTGCGCATCGAAACCGGCGTGCGCGTCGACCGGGTGCTGCTGGACGAGGGCCGTGCGCGCGGCGTCGAGGGGCGCCGCGGCACCGCGCAGCTGCTGTTCGACGCGCGCGGCGAGGTGATCCTCTGCGCCGGGGCCATCGTCACCCCCAAGCTGCTGATGCTGTCCGGCATCGGCGACGGCATGGCGCTGCGCCGCGCCGGGATCGAGGCGAAACACCACAGCCCCAACATCGGCTGGGGGCTGCGCGATCAGCTGACGCTGGCTACCAACTGGCGGCTGCGGCATTGGCGCGACAGCGACAACCGGGCGCTCACCGGCATGCGGCTGTGGCTCAACGTGCTGCGCTTTTTGGTTTCGAGCGAAGGCGTGCTGAGCCGGGGCGGCGCGGAACTGGTTGGTTTCGTCGCGGCGCAGAAGGGCGCCGAGCGGCCCGACACGATGATCTCTGCCGCCGCGCATTCCTTTGATCCGGCGCAGGGGGTCAGCGGCTGCGAGGCCGAGCCCGGCATGCGTCTCACCTGTCACACGCTGCGGCCCGACAGCACCGGCTATGTCTTTGCCTCCGGGCCCGATCCGGACCTGCCGCCGCAGATCGAAGCCAATTACCTATCGAACGAGCGCGACCGTCTGCGCGCGGTCGAGGCGGTGCGGCTGCTGCGCAAACTGGCGCGGCGTCCGGCGCTGTCGGAGTTCATCGAGGGCGAGACGGTGATCTCGGCATGGGCCAAGACCGACGATGACATCCTCGATCTTTACCGCCGCTACAGCCGCTCGGCCTGCCATGCGGTGGGCAGCTGCGCCATGGGCGTCGAAGAGACCATGCCGCTCGATGCGCGGCTGCGGGTGCGCGGCATCGAACGGCTGCGGGTCTGCGACGCCTCGATCTTCCCCGAGATGCCCGCAGGAGGCACGCTGGCGCCGGTGATGGCCGCCGCGTTGCGCGCCGCCGAGCTTATCCTCGCCGATGCCGCCGGGCGCGATGCGACCGGCGAAGAAACGGACACGCAGCTGGACCCTGATGCAGAGGCCGAGCCAGATGCCGCCGCGCCCGCCGAAGCCGCCACAACAGAGGCACGCGAAACCCGCGCCAGCTAG
- a CDS encoding Lrp/AsnC family transcriptional regulator, translating into MSDLDETDRRILRVLKSDGRISNLALAETVGLSPSACLRRVAMLEKSGVIRGYRAVLSPEKTGIGFVAYVTVGLSRHTKEAQQAFERVITRSPGVKECHNITGNLEYLLRIEVADLAAYKEFHTEVLGMLPQVSAITSYVVMGSPKDERA; encoded by the coding sequence ATGAGCGATTTAGATGAGACTGACCGCAGGATATTGCGCGTATTGAAGTCCGATGGTCGGATCAGCAACCTCGCGCTGGCCGAAACCGTGGGCCTGTCGCCCTCGGCCTGCCTGCGCCGTGTCGCCATGCTTGAGAAATCCGGCGTGATCCGCGGCTACCGCGCGGTGCTCAGCCCCGAGAAGACCGGCATCGGCTTCGTCGCCTATGTCACCGTCGGCCTCAGCCGCCACACCAAAGAGGCGCAGCAGGCGTTCGAGCGCGTCATCACCCGCTCCCCCGGCGTCAAGGAGTGCCACAATATTACCGGGAACCTCGAATATCTTCTCAGGATCGAGGTGGCCGATCTTGCTGCCTACAAGGAGTTCCACACGGAGGTTCTTGGCATGTTACCGCAGGTAAGCGCCATAACCTCTTATGTGGTCATGGGTTCGCCCAAGGACGAAAGAGCCTGA
- a CDS encoding GntR family transcriptional regulator, whose amino-acid sequence MIQPQPRPSEVVLSAHERVYRGLRQRIMLGQIPPGESLTLRGIGREFDVSMTPAREAINRLVAEGALSMSSSGRVSTPELSNERIEELAALRALIEVELASRALPRAHMALIDRLQAINGTIAEMIQARDAVGYIRTNLEFHRTLYLRAQAPAMLAMTETVWLQLGPTMRKLYGRLRRTEAPHYHRLIIAALKAGDEPGLRLAVRSDVTQGLRMLAT is encoded by the coding sequence ATGATCCAGCCTCAGCCCCGCCCGTCCGAAGTCGTCCTGTCCGCGCATGAACGCGTCTATCGCGGCCTGCGCCAGCGCATCATGCTGGGCCAGATCCCGCCCGGCGAGTCGCTCACCCTGCGCGGCATCGGGCGCGAGTTCGATGTCTCGATGACCCCCGCGCGCGAGGCGATCAACCGGCTGGTGGCCGAGGGCGCGCTGTCGATGTCCTCCTCGGGGCGGGTGTCGACGCCGGAACTGTCGAACGAGCGGATAGAGGAGCTGGCCGCGCTGCGGGCGCTGATCGAGGTCGAACTGGCCTCGCGCGCGCTGCCGCGGGCGCATATGGCGCTGATCGACCGGCTGCAGGCAATCAACGGCACCATCGCCGAGATGATTCAGGCGCGCGACGCGGTGGGCTACATCCGCACCAATCTCGAGTTCCACCGCACACTTTATCTGCGGGCGCAGGCCCCCGCGATGCTGGCGATGACCGAGACCGTCTGGCTGCAACTGGGGCCGACCATGCGCAAGCTTTACGGGCGTCTGCGCCGCACCGAGGCGCCGCATTACCACCGGCTGATCATCGCTGCGCTGAAGGCGGGCGATGAGCCCGGGCTGCGGCTCGCGGTGCGCTCGGATGTGACGCAGGGGCTGCGGATGCTGGCCACCTGA
- a CDS encoding LysE family translocator yields the protein MTQDLMLALATFALVTVISPGPNNLMLLTSGANFGLARSLPHMLGVALGFPVMVLLVGLGVMRLFEAYPLVRDALTVLSVLYMGWLAWKIAHASAPGGAGEAAGPNGARPLSFLQAAAFQWVNPKAWSMALGAITLYAAAGDLAAVLLVAGTYVAMGAISTTTWTVMGGGLRRVLTNPARLRLFNWSMAALLIASMLPVLLA from the coding sequence ATGACACAGGACCTCATGCTCGCGCTTGCGACCTTCGCCCTCGTCACGGTGATCTCGCCGGGGCCGAACAACCTTATGCTGCTGACCTCGGGGGCCAACTTCGGCCTCGCGCGGAGCCTGCCGCATATGCTGGGCGTGGCCTTGGGCTTTCCGGTGATGGTGCTGCTGGTCGGGCTGGGCGTGATGCGGCTTTTCGAGGCCTATCCGCTGGTGCGCGACGCGCTGACGGTGCTGTCGGTGCTCTATATGGGCTGGCTGGCGTGGAAGATCGCCCATGCCTCGGCGCCGGGAGGGGCCGGTGAGGCCGCGGGCCCGAACGGCGCGCGACCGCTGAGCTTTCTTCAGGCCGCCGCCTTTCAATGGGTGAACCCCAAGGCGTGGTCGATGGCGTTGGGGGCGATCACGCTCTACGCCGCCGCGGGCGATCTTGCCGCCGTGCTGCTGGTCGCGGGCACCTATGTGGCCATGGGCGCGATCTCGACCACCACTTGGACGGTGATGGGCGGCGGGCTGCGGCGGGTGCTGACGAATCCGGCGCGGCTGCGGCTCTTCAACTGGAGCATGGCGGCGCTGCTGATCGCCTCGATGCTGCCGGTGCTGCTGGCCTGA
- a CDS encoding DUF1206 domain-containing protein, with protein sequence MSLAESLSIKPDSRRAKRLEDVNPEDFAWAIPIMRAGYSGRGLVYLVVAGVSLWSILHGGQAEGTSEAMQSLQGGWGTAVIVLIALGMLAYAVWRLVDCIWDLEAYGRGGKGLIARAGMLVTGGAHLGIGVLAATLLIGRSGGSSGKQMLDSVLQNPAGQIAVGIAGVLTVAAGGFYLMKAVKEKYRNHLKANHFTTHWNAALKAGLAAQGVVIGIIGMLICYAALQANASEAGGLGSAFDWLQGQVYGRVLVGLLCLGLLGFALFCFVNAAYRIIPKAADPGIESLGASLRAKAENATS encoded by the coding sequence ATGTCCCTCGCTGAATCCCTTTCCATCAAGCCGGACTCGCGCCGCGCCAAGCGGCTCGAGGATGTGAACCCCGAAGATTTCGCTTGGGCGATCCCGATCATGCGGGCCGGCTATTCGGGCCGGGGGCTGGTCTACCTCGTGGTCGCGGGCGTCTCGCTCTGGTCGATCCTGCACGGCGGGCAGGCCGAGGGCACCTCCGAGGCGATGCAGAGCCTGCAGGGCGGCTGGGGCACGGCGGTGATCGTGCTTATCGCGCTGGGGATGCTCGCCTATGCGGTCTGGCGCCTCGTTGACTGTATCTGGGATCTCGAAGCCTATGGCCGCGGCGGCAAGGGGTTGATCGCGCGGGCAGGGATGCTGGTGACCGGCGGCGCGCACCTCGGCATTGGTGTTCTGGCGGCGACACTGCTCATCGGTCGCAGCGGCGGCAGCAGCGGCAAGCAAATGCTCGATAGCGTGCTGCAGAACCCCGCCGGACAGATCGCCGTTGGCATCGCGGGTGTGCTCACCGTTGCGGCGGGCGGCTTTTATCTGATGAAAGCGGTCAAAGAGAAATACCGCAACCACCTCAAGGCCAACCATTTTACCACCCATTGGAACGCCGCGCTGAAAGCAGGCCTCGCCGCGCAAGGCGTGGTGATCGGCATCATCGGCATGCTGATCTGCTACGCAGCGCTGCAGGCCAACGCTTCCGAGGCGGGCGGGCTTGGCTCGGCCTTCGACTGGCTGCAGGGGCAGGTTTATGGCCGCGTGCTGGTGGGTCTGCTATGCCTTGGCCTGCTGGGCTTCGCGCTCTTTTGCTTCGTGAACGCGGCGTACCGGATCATTCCCAAGGCTGCAGATCCCGGGATCGAGTCCCTTGGCGCAAGCCTGCGCGCCAAGGCCGAAAATGCGACATCCTAA
- a CDS encoding acetyl-CoA carboxylase carboxyltransferase subunit alpha — MTHYLDFEKPLAEIEGKAEELRAMARKNEEMHVEDEAAALDRKADDLLKDLYKKLTPWRKCQVARHPDRPHCKDYIEALFTEFTPLAGDRGFADDHAVMGGLARFNDRPVMVIGHEKGNDTQSRIERNFGMARPEGYRKAIRLMEMADKFGLPVITLVDTPGAYPGKGAEERGQSEAIARSTEKCLQIGVPLVTVIIGEGGSGGAVAFATANRVAMLEHSVYSVISPEGCASILWKDAEKMREAAEALRLTAQDLLKLGVADKVIPEPLGGAHRAAETAIKAVGKNIAAMLEEMDGMKPAELIKARREKFLSMGAKGLAA, encoded by the coding sequence ATGACGCATTATCTCGACTTTGAAAAACCCCTCGCCGAGATCGAAGGCAAGGCGGAAGAACTGCGCGCCATGGCGCGGAAGAACGAAGAGATGCATGTGGAGGACGAGGCCGCGGCCCTTGATCGCAAGGCCGACGACCTGCTCAAGGATCTGTACAAGAAGCTGACGCCCTGGCGGAAATGTCAGGTGGCGCGGCATCCGGACCGTCCCCACTGCAAGGATTACATCGAAGCCCTGTTCACCGAGTTCACCCCGCTGGCCGGGGATCGCGGCTTTGCCGACGACCACGCGGTGATGGGCGGCCTGGCGCGGTTCAACGATCGTCCGGTGATGGTGATCGGCCACGAAAAGGGCAATGACACCCAGTCGCGCATCGAGCGCAACTTCGGCATGGCCCGCCCCGAAGGCTACCGCAAGGCGATCCGCCTGATGGAAATGGCCGATAAGTTCGGGCTGCCGGTGATTACGCTGGTGGACACCCCCGGCGCCTACCCCGGCAAGGGCGCGGAAGAGCGCGGCCAGTCCGAGGCGATCGCCCGCTCCACCGAGAAATGCCTGCAGATCGGCGTGCCGCTGGTGACGGTGATCATCGGCGAGGGCGGATCCGGCGGGGCCGTGGCCTTCGCCACCGCCAACCGCGTCGCGATGCTGGAGCATTCGGTCTATTCCGTGATCTCGCCCGAAGGCTGTGCCTCGATCCTGTGGAAGGACGCCGAGAAGATGCGCGAGGCCGCCGAGGCACTGCGCCTGACCGCGCAGGACCTGCTCAAGCTGGGCGTGGCCGACAAGGTGATCCCCGAGCCGCTGGGCGGCGCGCATCGCGCAGCGGAAACCGCGATCAAGGCGGTGGGCAAGAACATCGCGGCGATGCTCGAGGAAATGGACGGGATGAAACCGGCCGAGCTGATCAAGGCGCGCCGCGAGAAGTTCCTCTCGATGGGCGCCAAGGGCCTCGCCGCCTGA
- the ilvD gene encoding dihydroxy-acid dehydratase: MPAYRSRTTTHGRNMAGARGLWRATGMTDGDWNKPIIAIVNSFTQFVPGHVHLKDLGQMVAREVEKAGGVAKEFNTIAVDDGIAMGHDGMLYSLPSREIIADSVEYMVNAHCADAMVCISNCDKITPGMLMAAMRLNIPVVFVSGGPMEAGKVEWEGTEKALDLVDAMVAAADDKYTDAQVQAIEEAACPTCGSCSGMFTANSMNCLTEALGLSLPGNGSTLATHSDRQRLFVEAGHLIVDLAKRYYEQNDATVLPRSIATVKAFENAMTLDIAMGGSTNTVLHLLAAANEGEVPFEMSDIDRLSRNVPVLCKVAPAKDDVHMEDVHRAGGIMSILGQLDRAGLLDTSVHTVHAETMAHALDRWDVTRTNSESVHDFFRAAPGGVRSTTAFSQSMRYDTLDLDRQAGVIRDAEHAFSKDGGLAVLYGNLAEDGCIVKTAGVDESILTFHGPARIFESQDTAVSAILTGKVHKGDVVLIRYEGPRGGPGMQEMLYPTSYLKSKGLGKDCALVTDGRFSGGSSGLSIGHVSPEAAEGGTIGLVEEGDMIEIDIPNRKINLAVDDAVIAERRAAREEKGWQPDEQRKRKVSKALKAYAALTTSAAKGAVRQI; this comes from the coding sequence ATGCCTGCCTATCGCTCCCGCACCACCACCCACGGCCGCAACATGGCCGGCGCCCGCGGCCTGTGGCGCGCCACTGGCATGACGGACGGCGACTGGAACAAGCCGATCATTGCGATCGTGAACTCCTTCACCCAATTCGTGCCCGGCCACGTGCACCTCAAGGACCTGGGCCAGATGGTCGCCCGCGAGGTCGAGAAGGCCGGCGGCGTCGCCAAGGAGTTCAACACCATCGCGGTGGATGACGGCATCGCCATGGGCCACGACGGCATGCTCTACTCGCTGCCCTCGCGCGAGATCATCGCCGACTCGGTGGAATATATGGTCAACGCGCATTGCGCCGACGCCATGGTCTGCATCTCCAACTGCGACAAGATCACCCCCGGCATGCTGATGGCCGCCATGCGCCTCAACATCCCCGTGGTCTTTGTTTCGGGTGGCCCGATGGAAGCGGGCAAAGTCGAATGGGAAGGCACCGAAAAGGCGCTGGATCTGGTCGACGCCATGGTCGCCGCCGCCGACGACAAATACACCGACGCGCAGGTTCAGGCGATCGAAGAAGCCGCCTGCCCGACCTGCGGCTCCTGCTCGGGGATGTTCACCGCCAACTCGATGAACTGCCTGACCGAGGCGCTTGGCCTGTCGCTGCCCGGCAACGGCTCGACGCTGGCCACCCACTCGGACCGCCAGCGGCTGTTCGTCGAGGCCGGTCATCTGATCGTCGACCTCGCCAAGCGTTACTACGAGCAGAACGACGCCACGGTGCTGCCGCGCTCGATCGCCACGGTGAAGGCCTTCGAGAACGCCATGACGCTGGACATCGCCATGGGCGGCTCGACCAACACCGTGCTGCACCTGCTGGCCGCCGCGAACGAAGGCGAAGTGCCCTTCGAGATGTCCGACATCGACCGGCTGTCGCGCAACGTGCCGGTGCTGTGCAAGGTCGCGCCCGCCAAGGACGACGTGCATATGGAAGACGTGCACCGGGCGGGGGGCATCATGTCGATCCTCGGCCAGCTCGACCGTGCCGGCCTGCTCGACACCTCGGTGCACACGGTGCACGCCGAGACCATGGCGCATGCGCTCGACCGCTGGGACGTGACGCGCACCAACTCGGAATCGGTGCATGATTTCTTCCGCGCCGCGCCGGGCGGAGTGCGCTCGACCACCGCATTCTCGCAGTCCATGCGCTATGACACGCTTGATCTCGACCGTCAGGCCGGGGTGATCCGCGACGCCGAGCACGCGTTTTCCAAGGATGGCGGGCTTGCGGTGCTCTACGGCAACCTCGCCGAGGATGGCTGCATCGTGAAGACCGCGGGCGTGGACGAGTCGATCCTGACGTTCCACGGCCCCGCGCGCATCTTTGAATCGCAGGACACCGCGGTGAGCGCGATCCTCACCGGCAAGGTGCACAAGGGCGACGTGGTGCTGATCCGCTACGAAGGGCCGCGCGGCGGTCCGGGCATGCAGGAAATGCTCTACCCGACCTCCTACCTGAAATCGAAGGGCCTTGGCAAAGACTGCGCGCTGGTCACCGACGGGCGCTTCTCGGGCGGCTCCTCGGGCCTGTCGATCGGTCACGTCTCGCCGGAAGCGGCAGAGGGCGGCACCATCGGCCTCGTGGAAGAGGGCGACATGATCGAGATCGACATCCCCAACCGCAAGATCAACCTTGCGGTGGATGACGCGGTGATCGCCGAGCGTCGTGCGGCGCGCGAGGAAAAGGGCTGGCAGCCGGACGAGCAGCGCAAGCGCAAGGTCTCCAAGGCGCTGAAGGCCTATGCCGCGCTGACCACTTCGGCCGCCAAGGGTGCCGTGCGGCAGATCTGA